The Miscanthus floridulus cultivar M001 chromosome 17, ASM1932011v1, whole genome shotgun sequence genome has a window encoding:
- the LOC136519119 gene encoding uncharacterized protein — MSPLAPPTSPEPEPPFRPREKILEKQRYFQSVHKPTYLKSRYDVITSVAIPLALAVSSMYLVGRGIYNMSHGIGKKE, encoded by the exons ATGTCGCCGCTGGCGCCGCCGACGTCGCCGGAGCCGGAACCGCCGTTCCGGCCGCGGGAGAAGATCCTGGAGAAGCAGAGGTACTTCCAGAGCGTCCACAAGCCGACGTACCTCAAGAGCCGCTACGACGTGATCACCTCCGTCGCCATCCCGCTCGCCCTCGCAGTCTCCAGCATGTACCTCGTT GGGCGAGGCATCTACAACATGTCCCACGGCATAGGGAAGAAGGAGTGA